A genomic region of Staphylococcus roterodami contains the following coding sequences:
- a CDS encoding acetyl-CoA carboxylase biotin carboxyl carrier protein subunit, with translation MDIEKIEQIIKLVKDYDVKKFKYKNFDDEIEIDFTEEQPTSVYSNYHNRDNENGTEAADKIESKSDTHTDQGKEIKSPMVGTFFLQDSKELTEPKVKVGDTVNKGDVIGYIEAMKVLNEVTSDISGEIIEIVTDHGTNVEYDQVLVRIK, from the coding sequence ATGGATATTGAAAAAATCGAACAAATAATAAAGTTAGTAAAAGATTATGATGTAAAGAAATTTAAATATAAAAACTTTGATGATGAAATTGAAATTGATTTTACAGAAGAACAACCTACATCAGTTTATAGCAATTACCATAATCGAGACAATGAAAATGGAACAGAAGCGGCCGATAAAATTGAGAGTAAGAGTGACACGCATACAGATCAAGGTAAAGAAATAAAATCACCAATGGTGGGTACATTTTTCTTACAAGATAGTAAAGAGCTTACTGAACCAAAGGTTAAAGTTGGAGATACAGTAAATAAAGGCGATGTTATAGGATACATTGAAGCAATGAAAGTATTAAATGAAGTAACATCCGATATTTCTGGAGAAATTATAGAAATAGTTACGGATCATGGAACAAATGTTGAATATGATCAAGTGTTAGTGCGTATAAAGTAA
- a CDS encoding biotin-dependent carboxyltransferase family protein produces MTIKILQPGLFSTIQDKGRSGFEHIGFSGAGAMDQLSFKVAQSLIGNDGPAIEYTVIGPTIQFNKQNTIVLTGGTVNATLNYESIPMYTVVFVNKGDILKIGQITEGARGYITFGNPINVPLIAESYATHTRSGIGGYNGRRLLSNDLIAINMNEHFKENVGKCINLNLLPENNIIHILEGPQIESFSEEAIKKLVNLPYTITEQSDRMGYRLEGENVAPMNHADIISEPVALGSIQVPNDGQPIILLNDKQTIGGYTKIATVCKFDLGKLAQMKPKDQVQFKWISFQEAEKRNREQVSIFNEILKENQVSPVFDTSKMRQTSKKLATLVKGDY; encoded by the coding sequence ATGACTATTAAAATATTACAACCGGGTTTATTTTCAACGATACAAGATAAAGGTCGAAGCGGTTTTGAACATATAGGATTTTCTGGTGCAGGTGCTATGGATCAGCTTAGTTTTAAAGTTGCACAGTCTTTAATTGGGAACGATGGACCTGCAATTGAATATACCGTAATTGGACCGACAATTCAGTTTAATAAACAAAATACAATTGTACTTACTGGTGGTACTGTAAATGCGACACTTAATTATGAGTCGATTCCAATGTACACAGTCGTATTTGTAAATAAAGGAGATATTTTAAAAATTGGTCAAATCACAGAAGGGGCGCGTGGATATATCACATTTGGTAATCCAATTAATGTTCCTTTAATTGCTGAGAGTTATGCGACACATACTCGAAGTGGTATAGGTGGATATAATGGTAGAAGATTGCTTTCGAATGATTTAATTGCAATAAATATGAATGAACATTTTAAAGAAAACGTTGGTAAATGTATTAACTTAAATTTACTTCCAGAAAATAATATTATACACATACTTGAAGGACCACAAATTGAGTCTTTTTCAGAAGAAGCTATAAAAAAACTGGTAAATCTTCCATACACAATAACGGAACAATCAGATCGTATGGGTTATCGATTGGAAGGTGAAAATGTTGCGCCAATGAACCATGCAGATATTATTTCCGAACCAGTTGCTTTAGGAAGCATTCAAGTACCTAATGATGGACAGCCGATTATTTTGTTGAATGATAAACAAACAATTGGTGGATACACTAAAATTGCAACTGTATGCAAGTTTGACTTAGGAAAATTGGCACAGATGAAACCGAAAGACCAGGTACAGTTTAAATGGATTTCTTTTCAAGAGGCAGAAAAAAGGAATCGAGAACAAGTGTCTATCTTTAATGAAATTTTAAAGGAAAATCAAGTATCGCCAGTATTTGATACTTCAAAAATGCGACAAACTTCTAAAAAATTAGCAACGCTAGTAAAAGGGGACTATTAA
- the pxpB gene encoding 5-oxoprolinase subunit PxpB, with amino-acid sequence MDVRFINEQTIMIYFENEIIEVTYQNVMSMMRWISEKNISAVQDIVPSYRAILIYFDDQAISASKLIENLELTKFDDKNIIDVKQHKRIIKIPVRYGGEFGPDIEEVAEYNQISTKQVIEKHTDKPYLIYMLGFMPGFPYLGGLDESLHTPRRNEPRLKIKAGSVGIANNQTGLYPLDSPGGWQIIGRTPITVFSSKRNPMTLYEAGDWIEFYEIDEKQYKQIEKDILEDKFNFADLVVTENDY; translated from the coding sequence GTGGATGTAAGATTTATTAATGAGCAAACAATCATGATTTATTTTGAAAATGAAATAATTGAAGTAACTTATCAAAATGTTATGTCAATGATGCGTTGGATAAGTGAAAAGAATATTTCAGCGGTTCAAGATATTGTACCATCATATCGTGCCATTCTAATATATTTTGATGATCAAGCTATTTCAGCTTCTAAATTAATTGAAAATTTAGAACTTACAAAATTCGACGATAAAAATATCATTGATGTGAAGCAGCATAAACGTATTATTAAAATTCCTGTTCGATATGGTGGGGAATTTGGCCCAGATATTGAAGAAGTTGCAGAGTATAATCAAATTTCAACTAAACAGGTTATTGAAAAACATACAGATAAACCCTATTTAATATATATGCTGGGCTTTATGCCTGGATTCCCTTATTTAGGCGGTTTAGATGAATCTCTTCATACACCTAGACGTAATGAGCCAAGGCTAAAAATAAAAGCTGGCTCTGTAGGTATTGCGAACAATCAAACAGGTTTGTACCCACTTGATTCCCCAGGAGGGTGGCAAATTATTGGACGAACGCCTATTACAGTTTTTAGTAGTAAACGTAATCCAATGACTTTATATGAAGCTGGTGATTGGATTGAGTTTTATGAAATAGATGAAAAGCAATATAAACAAATAGAAAAAGATATTTTGGAAGATAAGTTTAACTTTGCTGATTTGGTGGTGACAGAAAATGACTATTAA
- the greA gene encoding transcription elongation factor GreA, with protein sequence MENQKQYPMTQEGYEKLERELEELKTVKRPEVVEKIKVARSFGDLSENSEYDAAKDEQGFIEQDIQRIEHMLRNALIIEDTGDNNVVQIGKTVTFVELPGDEEESYQIVGSAESDAFNGKISNESPMAKALIGKGLDDEVRVPLPNGGEINVKIVKIQ encoded by the coding sequence ATGGAAAATCAAAAGCAATATCCAATGACTCAAGAGGGTTATGAAAAACTAGAACGTGAATTAGAAGAATTAAAAACAGTAAAACGACCAGAAGTAGTAGAAAAAATTAAAGTTGCACGTTCATTCGGTGATTTATCAGAGAACTCTGAGTATGATGCAGCAAAAGATGAACAAGGATTTATTGAGCAAGATATTCAACGTATTGAACATATGTTAAGAAATGCATTAATCATTGAAGATACAGGTGATAACAATGTTGTTCAAATTGGTAAAACTGTAACATTTGTTGAGCTACCAGGTGATGAAGAAGAAAGTTACCAAATTGTTGGTTCAGCAGAATCTGATGCTTTTAATGGCAAAATTTCTAACGAATCACCAATGGCTAAAGCTTTAATCGGCAAAGGCTTAGATGATGAAGTACGTGTACCTTTACCAAATGGTGGAGAAATTAACGTTAAAATTGTTAAAATTCAATAA
- the udk gene encoding uridine kinase, which translates to MKATTIIGIAGGSGSGKTTVTNEIMKNLEGHSVALLAQDYYYKDQKHLTFDERLETNYDHPFAFDNDLLIENLKDLKNGKAVEVPTYDYASHTRSDITIDFKPKDVIIVEGIFALENKVLRDMMDVKIYVDTDADLRILRRLTRDTKERGRSMDSVINQYLSVVRPMHDQFIEPTKKYADIIIPEGGSNKVAIDIMTTKIQSLVSKQ; encoded by the coding sequence ATGAAGGCTACTACAATCATTGGTATAGCTGGTGGATCAGGCTCAGGTAAAACAACTGTAACAAATGAAATAATGAAAAATTTAGAAGGACATAGTGTTGCATTATTAGCTCAAGATTACTATTATAAAGATCAAAAACACTTGACTTTCGACGAACGCCTAGAAACCAATTATGACCATCCGTTTGCGTTTGATAACGATTTGTTAATCGAAAATCTTAAAGATTTAAAAAATGGCAAAGCAGTAGAAGTACCTACATATGATTATGCTAGTCATACAAGAAGTGACATTACCATTGATTTTAAACCTAAAGATGTTATCATCGTAGAAGGTATTTTTGCTTTAGAAAATAAGGTATTACGTGATATGATGGATGTTAAAATATATGTTGATACAGATGCTGATTTAAGAATACTACGTCGTTTAACACGAGATACTAAGGAACGTGGCCGTTCAATGGATTCTGTAATCAATCAATATTTAAGTGTTGTTAGACCTATGCATGACCAATTTATTGAACCAACGAAGAAATATGCTGATATAATTATTCCTGAAGGTGGCAGCAATAAAGTTGCAATAGATATCATGACAACGAAAATTCAATCTTTAGTTAGTAAACAATAG
- a CDS encoding U32 family peptidase — protein sequence MKTIEEIKSTPKTVMKKPELLAPAGNLEKLKIAVHYGADAVFLGGQEYGLRSNADNFTMEEIAEGVEFANRYGAKIYVTTNIIAHDENIEGLETYLRNLENTGATGIIVADPLIIETCKEVAPKLEIHLSTQQSLSNYKAVEYWKEEGLDRVVLARETGAMEMREMKEKVDIEIEAFIHGAMCIAYSGRCTLSNHMTARDSNRGGCCQSCRWDYELLEVDDNGELDVFYNQGEVTPFAMSPKDLKLIESIPQMMDIGVDSLKIEGRMKSIHYIATVVSVYRKVIDAYAANPENFKINPEWLIELDKCANRDTAPAFFEGTPGYEEQMFGQQQSKKSPFDFCGLVLDYNEDTKIATIQQRNNFKPGQEIEFFGPEIETFTQVVEAIYDEEGNSLDAARHPLQIVQIKVDRPIYPNNMMRKEIG from the coding sequence ATGAAAACAATTGAAGAGATTAAATCAACTCCTAAAACAGTTATGAAGAAACCAGAATTATTAGCACCTGCAGGTAACTTAGAAAAATTAAAAATTGCTGTTCATTATGGTGCAGATGCAGTATTTTTAGGCGGTCAAGAATATGGACTACGTTCTAATGCTGATAATTTCACAATGGAAGAAATAGCTGAAGGTGTTGAATTTGCGAATCGTTACGGTGCTAAAATTTATGTAACTACGAATATTATTGCACATGATGAGAATATTGAAGGTTTAGAAACATATTTACGTAATTTAGAAAACACTGGAGCAACAGGTATAATTGTTGCAGACCCATTAATTATAGAAACATGTAAAGAAGTTGCACCAAAACTTGAAATTCATTTATCAACACAACAATCTCTTTCTAATTACAAAGCTGTAGAATATTGGAAAGAAGAAGGATTGGATCGTGTTGTGCTAGCACGTGAAACTGGCGCAATGGAAATGCGTGAAATGAAAGAAAAAGTTGATATTGAAATCGAAGCATTTATCCATGGTGCGATGTGTATTGCTTATTCAGGTAGATGCACATTAAGTAATCATATGACTGCAAGAGATTCGAATCGTGGCGGATGTTGTCAAAGTTGCCGCTGGGATTATGAATTATTAGAAGTTGATGATAATGGTGAACTAGATGTATTTTATAATCAAGGTGAGGTAACACCATTTGCGATGAGTCCGAAAGATTTAAAATTAATCGAATCTATTCCTCAAATGATGGATATAGGTGTAGATTCATTGAAAATTGAAGGACGTATGAAATCAATTCATTATATTGCGACAGTAGTCTCAGTATATCGTAAAGTTATTGATGCCTATGCAGCTAACCCTGAAAACTTCAAAATTAACCCAGAGTGGCTAATTGAATTAGATAAGTGTGCAAATAGAGATACTGCGCCAGCATTTTTTGAAGGAACGCCAGGTTACGAAGAGCAAATGTTTGGTCAGCAACAATCGAAAAAGTCGCCGTTTGATTTTTGTGGATTAGTATTAGATTATAATGAAGATACAAAAATTGCGACGATTCAACAACGTAATAATTTTAAACCGGGTCAAGAAATTGAATTCTTTGGTCCAGAAATTGAAACATTTACACAAGTAGTAGAAGCAATTTATGATGAAGAAGGTAACAGCTTAGACGCGGCGCGCCATCCATTACAAATCGTTCAAATCAAAGTGGATCGCCCGATATATCCAAACAACATGATGAGAAAGGAAATTGGCTAA
- a CDS encoding U32 family peptidase produces the protein MTELLVTPKSLSHMETLIEIGADAFVIGEQKFGLRLPGEFNRQQMTEAVALAHENGKKVYAAVNGLFHNYHLDAVEDYINFLHEIRVDRIIFGDPAVVMYVKAQENPIQLHWNAETLVTNHFQCNYWGKRGASRAVLARELNLDEIINIKENSDVEIEVQVQGMTCMFQSKRMLLGNYYTFQDRQMKIERRNDEQSLLLYDEERQNNYPVYEDYNGTHIMSPNDICLIEELAPFFEAGIDAFKIDGILQTEEYINVVTEQYRQAIDLYNEDPEIYEDEKFMLMDPIEEIQPDHRPFDEGFLYKQTVY, from the coding sequence ATGACAGAATTACTTGTCACACCTAAGTCATTAAGCCATATGGAAACACTTATTGAAATAGGTGCAGATGCTTTTGTAATTGGTGAACAAAAGTTTGGTTTAAGACTTCCTGGGGAGTTCAATAGACAACAAATGACAGAAGCTGTTGCGTTAGCACATGAAAATGGCAAAAAAGTATACGCAGCAGTTAATGGTTTATTCCATAATTATCATTTAGATGCAGTAGAAGATTATATTAATTTTTTACATGAAATAAGAGTAGATAGAATTATATTCGGAGATCCAGCTGTAGTGATGTATGTTAAAGCTCAAGAAAATCCTATTCAACTTCATTGGAATGCAGAAACGTTAGTAACAAACCATTTTCAATGTAATTACTGGGGTAAAAGAGGTGCTTCTAGAGCTGTTTTAGCACGTGAATTAAATTTAGATGAAATCATAAATATTAAAGAAAATTCAGATGTTGAAATAGAAGTACAAGTCCAAGGTATGACATGTATGTTCCAATCTAAACGTATGTTACTTGGTAATTATTACACATTCCAAGATCGTCAGATGAAAATAGAACGTCGCAATGATGAGCAATCTTTATTACTTTACGATGAAGAAAGACAAAATAATTATCCTGTATATGAAGATTATAATGGGACTCATATTATGTCACCAAATGATATTTGCTTAATTGAAGAGTTAGCACCATTTTTTGAAGCTGGTATAGATGCTTTTAAAATTGATGGCATTTTACAAACAGAAGAATATATTAATGTTGTAACGGAACAGTATCGTCAAGCGATAGATTTATACAATGAAGACCCTGAAATTTATGAAGATGAGAAATTTATGTTGATGGACCCAATAGAAGAAATTCAACCTGATCATCGCCCATTTGACGAAGGTTTCTTATATAAACAGACAGTATACTAA
- a CDS encoding O-methyltransferase has product MDDLNKKYLIDLHRHQNSPIEVLREFALTNEVPIVDRLTLDMIKQLIRMNKVKNILEIGTAIGYSSMQFASLSNDIHVTTIERNETMIKYAKQNFADFKLENQIRLIEGNALEQFENVNDKVYDMIFIDAAKAQSKKFFEIYTPLLKQQGLVITDNVLYHGFVSDIGIVRSRNVRQMVKKVQDYNEWLIQQPGYTTNFLNIDDGLAISIKGE; this is encoded by the coding sequence ATGGATGATCTAAATAAAAAATATTTAATAGATTTACACCGACATCAAAATAGTCCTATTGAAGTATTGCGCGAATTTGCATTAACAAATGAAGTGCCAATTGTTGACCGATTAACTTTAGATATGATTAAACAACTAATTAGAATGAATAAAGTTAAAAATATTTTAGAAATTGGTACTGCAATAGGATATAGTTCTATGCAATTTGCTTCATTATCTAATGATATTCATGTCACTACGATAGAGCGTAATGAGACGATGATTAAGTATGCGAAACAAAATTTTGCTGATTTTAAACTTGAAAATCAAATTCGTTTAATAGAAGGTAATGCATTAGAGCAATTTGAAAATGTTAATGACAAAGTTTATGATATGATATTTATTGATGCAGCAAAAGCGCAATCGAAGAAGTTTTTTGAAATATATACACCACTTTTAAAACAACAAGGTCTCGTTATTACAGATAATGTTTTATACCACGGTTTCGTTTCAGATATTGGAATCGTTAGGTCGAGAAATGTAAGACAGATGGTTAAAAAAGTTCAAGATTATAATGAGTGGTTAATACAGCAGCCAGGATATACAACGAATTTTTTAAATATAGATGACGGATTAGCGATTTCAATTAAAGGAGAATGA
- a CDS encoding DUF1292 domain-containing protein: MTEHNHDSQLEINNEEELLTLFDEEGNEVLYRKVLEFYHPEFKKEYVILAEEGAQSDEDDMIELVPMINEPDESGDGGKLVPIETDEEWDMIEEVVNTEMEE, translated from the coding sequence ATGACTGAACATAATCATGATTCACAACTAGAAATTAATAATGAAGAGGAATTATTAACTTTATTTGATGAAGAAGGTAATGAAGTTTTATACCGTAAAGTATTAGAATTTTATCATCCGGAATTCAAAAAAGAATATGTTATTTTAGCTGAAGAAGGTGCACAATCAGATGAAGATGACATGATTGAACTTGTACCAATGATTAACGAACCAGATGAGTCAGGTGACGGTGGTAAATTAGTACCAATTGAAACTGATGAAGAATGGGATATGATTGAAGAAGTAGTTAATACAGAAATGGAAGAATAA
- the ruvX gene encoding Holliday junction resolvase RuvX, with product MLQHKILGLDVGSRTVGIAISDLMGWTAQGLDTLRINEENNELGIDQLVDIIKKHNVGTVVIGLPKNMNNSIGFRGEASLTYKEKLQEACLSIEIVMWDERLSTMAAERSLLEADVSRQKRKQVIDKMAAVFILQGYLDSLH from the coding sequence ATGTTACAGCATAAAATTTTAGGACTAGATGTTGGTAGTAGGACTGTAGGAATTGCAATTAGTGATTTAATGGGTTGGACGGCACAAGGATTAGACACACTCCGTATCAATGAAGAAAATAATGAACTAGGTATTGACCAATTAGTGGACATTATTAAGAAACATAACGTAGGTACAGTCGTAATAGGACTACCTAAAAACATGAATAATTCAATAGGTTTTCGTGGGGAGGCATCTCTAACATATAAAGAGAAATTGCAAGAAGCTTGCCTCTCTATTGAGATTGTGATGTGGGATGAAAGATTAAGCACAATGGCTGCTGAACGATCATTATTAGAAGCAGATGTTTCAAGACAAAAAAGAAAACAAGTGATTGATAAAATGGCAGCAGTATTTATTTTACAAGGCTATTTAGATTCACTACATTAA
- a CDS encoding IreB family regulatory phosphoprotein, producing MENFDKTMKFDYEELPTQDVRDVLNNVYRTLDERGYNAVNQIVGYLLSGDPAYIPRQNEARNQIRHIDRDVIMEELVSYYLKEQNK from the coding sequence ATGGAAAACTTTGATAAAACAATGAAATTCGACTATGAAGAGCTTCCAACACAAGACGTTAGAGATGTTTTAAATAATGTTTATCGTACATTAGATGAACGAGGATATAATGCCGTTAACCAAATCGTTGGTTACTTATTATCAGGCGACCCTGCGTATATTCCACGCCAAAATGAAGCAAGAAACCAAATTCGTCATATCGATAGAGATGTCATTATGGAAGAACTTGTTTCATACTATTTAAAAGAGCAAAATAAATAA
- the alaS gene encoding alanine--tRNA ligase: MKKLKASEIRQKYLDFFVEKGHMVEPSAPLVPIDDDTLLWINSGVATLKKYFDGREIPKKPRIVNSQKAIRTNDIENVGFTARHHTFFEMLGNFSIGDYFKKEAIEFAWEFLTSDKWMGMEPDKLYVTIHPEDMEAYNIWHNDIGLEESRIIRIEGNFWDIGEGPSGPNTEIFYDRGEAYGQDDPAEEMYPGGENERYLEVWNLVFSEFNHNKDHSYTPLPNKNIDTGMGLERMASVSQNVRTNYETDLFMPIMNEIEKVSGKQYLVNNEQDVAFKVIADHIRTIAFAISDGALPANEGRGYVLRRLLRRAVRFSQTLGINEPFMYKLVDIVADIMEPYYPNVKEKADFIKRVIKSEEERFHETLEDGLAILNELIKNAKTSTNEIDGKDAFKLYDTYGFPIELTEEIALQEGLNVDMTTFESEMQQQRNRARQARQNSQSMQVQSEVLKNITTESTFVGYETATAQTTLTNLIYNGEEVNQVEAGETVYFTLTETPFYAVSGGQVADTGIVFNDNFEIAVSEVTKAPNGQNLHKGVVQFGQVNVGANVSAEVNQNDRRDIQKNHSATHLLHAALKTVLGEHVNQAGSLVEADRLRFDFSHFGPMTDEEIDQVERLVNEEIWKGIDVNIQEMDIASAKEMGAMALFGEKYGDVVRVVNMAPFSIELCGGIHVRNTSEIGLFKIVSESGTGAGVRRIEALTGKAAFLYLEGIQNKFNTMKSHLKVKSDDQVVDKLTQLQDEEKNLLKQLEQRDKEITALKMGNIDDQVEEINGFKVLVTEVDVPNAKAIRSTMDDFKSKLQDTIIILASNVDDKVSMVATVPKSLTNQVKAGDLIKEMAPIVGGKGGGRPDMAQGGGTQPENISKSLSFIKDYIKNL, translated from the coding sequence ATGAAAAAGTTAAAAGCGAGTGAAATTAGACAAAAATATCTTGATTTCTTTGTTGAAAAAGGACATATGGTAGAACCTTCAGCACCTTTAGTACCGATTGATGATGATACATTATTATGGATTAATTCAGGTGTAGCAACATTAAAGAAATATTTTGATGGTCGTGAAATACCTAAAAAACCTAGAATTGTAAATTCTCAAAAAGCAATTCGTACAAATGATATTGAAAATGTTGGTTTCACAGCGCGTCACCATACATTCTTTGAAATGTTAGGTAACTTCTCAATTGGTGATTACTTTAAAAAAGAAGCGATTGAATTTGCTTGGGAATTTTTGACAAGTGACAAATGGATGGGTATGGAACCAGATAAGCTGTATGTCACAATTCATCCAGAAGATATGGAAGCATATAATATTTGGCATAATGATATCGGTCTTGAAGAAAGTCGTATTATTCGTATTGAAGGTAACTTCTGGGACATTGGTGAAGGACCTTCTGGACCAAATACTGAGATTTTCTATGATCGTGGTGAAGCATACGGGCAAGATGACCCAGCTGAAGAAATGTATCCTGGTGGAGAAAATGAACGTTATCTTGAAGTTTGGAATTTAGTGTTCAGTGAATTCAACCATAATAAAGATCACAGTTACACACCATTACCTAATAAAAATATTGATACCGGCATGGGGCTTGAACGTATGGCCTCAGTATCTCAAAATGTTCGTACAAACTATGAAACAGATTTATTCATGCCAATTATGAATGAAATTGAAAAAGTATCAGGCAAACAATATTTAGTGAATAATGAGCAAGATGTGGCTTTTAAAGTTATTGCTGATCATATCCGTACAATTGCATTTGCGATTTCAGATGGTGCTTTGCCTGCAAATGAAGGACGAGGCTATGTGTTACGACGCTTATTACGTCGTGCTGTAAGATTTAGTCAAACATTAGGAATCAACGAACCATTTATGTATAAATTAGTTGATATTGTTGCAGATATTATGGAACCTTACTATCCAAATGTTAAAGAAAAAGCAGATTTTATTAAGCGTGTTATTAAATCTGAAGAAGAGCGATTCCATGAAACATTAGAAGATGGCTTAGCAATTTTAAATGAATTAATTAAGAATGCGAAAACATCAACTAATGAAATTGATGGTAAAGATGCCTTTAAATTATATGATACGTATGGTTTCCCAATTGAATTGACAGAGGAAATTGCACTTCAAGAAGGATTAAATGTTGATATGACTACATTTGAGTCGGAAATGCAACAACAACGTAATCGAGCACGTCAAGCACGTCAAAATTCTCAATCAATGCAAGTTCAAAGTGAAGTATTGAAAAATATTACGACTGAAAGTACATTTGTTGGCTACGAAACTGCCACAGCACAAACTACTTTAACAAACTTAATTTATAATGGTGAAGAAGTTAACCAAGTTGAAGCGGGCGAAACAGTGTATTTCACGTTAACAGAAACACCATTTTATGCGGTAAGTGGTGGCCAAGTTGCAGATACAGGTATAGTATTTAACGATAATTTTGAAATAGCTGTTAGCGAAGTAACAAAAGCACCAAATGGTCAAAACTTGCATAAAGGTGTTGTACAATTTGGTCAAGTTAATGTCGGCGCAAATGTGTCTGCTGAAGTTAACCAAAATGACCGACGTGACATTCAAAAGAACCATAGTGCTACACATTTACTACATGCTGCACTTAAAACTGTGCTAGGTGAACATGTTAACCAAGCAGGTTCTTTAGTAGAAGCAGATCGTTTACGATTTGATTTTTCTCATTTTGGACCTATGACAGATGAAGAAATTGATCAAGTTGAACGTTTAGTTAATGAAGAAATTTGGAAAGGTATCGACGTAAATATTCAAGAAATGGATATTGCATCTGCTAAAGAAATGGGTGCGATGGCGTTATTTGGTGAGAAATATGGCGATGTTGTACGTGTAGTAAATATGGCGCCATTTTCAATTGAATTATGTGGTGGTATCCATGTACGCAATACTTCTGAAATTGGTTTGTTCAAAATTGTAAGTGAGTCAGGTACAGGTGCAGGTGTTCGTAGAATTGAAGCTTTAACTGGAAAAGCAGCATTTTTATATTTGGAAGGCATTCAAAATAAATTTAATACTATGAAGTCACATCTTAAAGTTAAATCGGATGATCAAGTTGTTGATAAATTGACTCAATTACAAGACGAAGAGAAAAACTTATTAAAACAACTAGAACAACGTGATAAAGAAATTACAGCGCTTAAAATGGGTAATATTGATGATCAAGTAGAAGAGATTAATGGCTTTAAAGTATTGGTAACGGAAGTTGATGTGCCAAATGCCAAAGCAATTCGCTCGACAATGGATGATTTTAAATCTAAACTACAAGATACAATTATCATTCTTGCAAGTAATGTTGATGATAAAGTATCAATGGTTGCAACTGTCCCTAAATCTTTAACGAACCAAGTTAAAGCTGGTGACCTTATAAAAGAAATGGCACCAATCGTTGGCGGTAAAGGTGGCGGTCGTCCAGATATGGCTCAAGGTGGCGGTACACAACCTGAAAATATCTCAAAATCATTAAGCTTTATTAAAGATTACATTAAAAATCTATAA